Proteins encoded together in one Impatiens glandulifera chromosome 1, dImpGla2.1, whole genome shotgun sequence window:
- the LOC124919768 gene encoding probable galacturonosyltransferase 6, with product MKLNRRITRILILSLLIVSVFVPIFLLSGTVKNLHSGVPDGFIEDLSSNKNRKDALKSNVIEMEGGQSLKEPPLIVYKDEDLSSMVSYSSEINDRSNVSLDAENSTDILDGKVTKQGTEQNQKNQTVVLPTASREELLTRTTLKHNESNNSGQNKQSGSRKLVDEKVKQMKDQVIRAQMYLAFTSPKSTSSLMRELKQRIKQVEHAIGGSTKDSDLHRSATLKMRLMEATLSKASRIFTDCNSMSTKLRAMTYNAEEQVRAHKNQVSYLIQLAGRTTPKGLHCLSMRLTAQYFTLQPEERYFPNQHRVHDPDLYHFAVFSDNILACSVVIYSTIAASKVPEKLVFHVVTDSVNLPSMSMWLLLNTPKNSTINIQNIDTFTWLSSKYGVVLQKENSHDPIYTSALNHLRFYLPDVFPTLNKIVFLDHDVVVLRDLTRLWSVDMKGKVNGAVETCQEDEPSFRRMDMFINVSDPYLEKYFDPKACTWAFGLNIFDLREWRRQNLTGVYHKYLHLGETREIWKAGSLPLGWLTFYNNTVGLKRSWHILGLGYESGVSKNEIDKAVVIHYNGVMKPWLDIGLDKYKSYWRRHVNYDHPFLQQCNIHP from the exons ATGAAGTTAAATCGTCGGATCACGAGGATATTGATCCTCTCGCTCCTTATTGTTTCCGTCTTTGTTCCAATCTTTCTACTATCCGGCACTGTCAAGAATTTACACTCTGGAG TCCCGGATGGTTTCATTGAAGACTTGTCCAGTAAT AAAAATAGAAAAGATGCACTCAAATCTAATGTCATTGAGATG GAAGGAGGTCAGAGTTTGAAAGAACCTCCACTGATTGTTTACAAAGATGAAGACCTTAGTTCCATGGTTAGCTATTCATCTGAAATCAATGATAGATCTAATGTATCTTTGGACGCTGAAAACAGCACTGATATCTTAGATGGGAAAG TCACCAAGCAGGGAACTGAGCAGAATCAGAAAAATCAGACTGTTGTATTACCAACTGCATCAAGAGAG GAACTCCTAACACGGACAACTCTCAAACACAATGAAAGCAATAATTCTGGTCAAAACAAACAATCAGGTTCAAGGAAGCTGGTGGATGAGAAGGTGAAACAAATGAAAGATCAGGTAATTAGGGCCCAAATGTATTTGGCATTTACATCACCTAAAAGCACCTCAAGTTTAATGAGGGAGCTGAAGCAGAGAATTAAGCAAGTAGAACATGCAATTGGTGGTTCAACCAAGGATTCTGATTTGCATAGGAg TGCTACATTAAAGATGAGATTAATGGAGGCCACCTTATCAAAAGCAAGCCGCATTTTCACTGACTGCAATTCCATGAGTACAAAACTTCGTGCTATGACTTATAATGCTGAAGAACAAGTTCGGGCACATAAGAATCAAGTGTCGTATCTTATTCAGCTTGCAGGAAGGACAACTCCCAAAGGTCTTCACTGCCTCTCTATGCGGTTGACTGCACAATACTTCACCTTACAACCTGAGGAGCGATACTTCCCTAACCAACATAGAGTGCATGATCCAGACCTGTATCACTTTGCTGTCTTCTCTGACAATATTTTAGCCTGCTCTGTGGTTATATACTCAACCATTGCTGCTTCCAAG GTACCAGAGAAATTGGTTTTCCATGTAGTAACTGATTCAGTCAACCTTCCATCAATGTCAATGTGGTTGTTACTAAATACTCCTAAAAACTCCACCATAAATATCCAGAATATAGATACTTTTACATGGTTATCGTCCAAATACGGGGTTGTACTACAAAAAGAAAATTCCCATGACCCAATATATACGTCTGCTTTGAACCACCTTCGTTTCTATTTGCCTGATGTTTTCCCTACCCTAAATAAGATTGTTTTTCTGGACCATGATGTGGTAGTCCTAAGGGACCTAACACGACTTTGGAGTGTCGATATGAAGGGGAAGGTGAATGGAGCGGTGGAAACTTGTCAGGAGGATGAACCTTCATTTCGCAGGATGGATATGTTCATCAATGTTTCAGACCCatatttggaaaaatattttgatccaAAAGCATGCACATGGGCCTTTGGGCTGAACATATTTGATCTGAGAGAGTGGAGACGGCAAAATTTAACCGGGGTTTATCACAAGTATCTGCATTTG ggaGAGACAAGGGAAATTTGGAAAGCTGGGAGCTTGCCCTTGGGTTGGCTCACTTTCTACAACAACACTGTTGGTTTGAAGCGGAGTTGGCACATCCTTGGATTGGGTTATGAATCGGGTGTTTCAAAGAATGAAATAGACAAGGCAGTGGTTATACACTACAATGGTGTTATGAAGCCATGGTTAGATATTGGACTAGACAAGTACAAATCTTACTGGAGGAGACATGTTAACTATGACCACCCTTTTCTCCAACAATGCAATATCCACCCGTAG